One genomic region from Leptospira tipperaryensis encodes:
- a CDS encoding TrkH family potassium uptake protein — MHPLKLFKRNVNRIAKAFLLLSVARTLCLGFAMAILAGSFGIYVTESGRLSYTNSLYLATSSICVTGLSPVLLSELQRPTQLIMMFLIQIGGLGIITFTVLIGVLVVRGLSRSTRLASFVYEATDAHLAKKMMRKDQGHDHSGIVAPGKKKSEAEASYVRRMLLSLFNISLSIEAVGAILLYFYMPETDRLPGTPNRLFLSLFTSVSAFNNAGFSVVDDLSFLAKDPLCLLIIQFLIVMGGIGFPVIIFIEKSILEIIQKFMSKIETVTETFMMRRTMLLGEDPPGWFIFVIATSVRLEERLEVYRKELFGDANRLQMSIIVLGSLILIHIGGISILLIEYNNLETIGKMGFTEKLFNSFFLSVSSRTAGFNTFDITEIRSATYVILCSLMFIGGGPQGAAGGIKITTFFILILYLKNVISPQARVQAWGEDVSKNSVAISTRIYFLATISLVIFMFLITLANGNKHGIETIFFEVMSAFGTVGLSLGMTPYTNDIEKYLYIALMFMGRVGTFTLLIAFTGHSGLGDLGSKDDGLKIQVG; from the coding sequence ATGCACCCACTGAAACTTTTTAAAAGAAATGTAAATCGAATCGCGAAAGCATTTCTTTTGTTATCGGTTGCTAGAACCCTTTGTCTCGGTTTTGCGATGGCGATTCTTGCGGGTTCATTCGGAATCTACGTAACCGAATCGGGTCGCCTCAGTTATACCAATTCTCTTTATCTCGCAACTTCTTCGATTTGTGTCACGGGACTTTCTCCCGTTCTTCTTTCCGAACTCCAAAGACCCACTCAGTTGATTATGATGTTCCTGATTCAGATCGGTGGATTGGGAATCATTACGTTTACGGTTTTGATCGGAGTGTTGGTCGTGCGAGGGCTTTCTCGAAGTACTCGCCTTGCGTCGTTTGTCTACGAAGCAACGGATGCTCACCTCGCTAAAAAAATGATGCGGAAAGATCAAGGACACGATCATTCCGGAATTGTCGCACCCGGAAAGAAGAAGTCCGAAGCGGAAGCTTCCTATGTAAGAAGAATGCTTCTTTCTCTTTTTAACATTTCTCTTTCGATCGAAGCGGTCGGAGCAATTCTTCTTTATTTTTATATGCCGGAAACGGATCGCCTTCCTGGAACTCCGAACCGATTGTTTTTGAGTTTATTCACTTCGGTCTCCGCGTTTAACAACGCGGGCTTTTCCGTCGTGGACGATTTGAGTTTTCTCGCAAAAGATCCGCTTTGTCTTTTGATCATTCAATTCTTAATCGTTATGGGTGGAATCGGATTTCCGGTGATTATCTTTATCGAAAAGTCGATCTTAGAAATTATCCAGAAGTTCATGAGTAAAATCGAAACCGTCACGGAAACGTTTATGATGCGTAGAACCATGCTTTTGGGAGAAGATCCTCCCGGCTGGTTTATCTTTGTGATCGCGACCTCTGTACGTTTGGAAGAACGATTAGAAGTTTATCGAAAAGAATTGTTCGGAGACGCGAATCGTTTGCAGATGAGCATCATCGTTCTTGGATCTTTGATTCTCATTCATATCGGAGGAATTTCGATTCTTCTCATAGAATACAATAATCTCGAAACGATCGGGAAGATGGGTTTTACGGAGAAGTTGTTTAATTCTTTTTTTCTTTCCGTTTCCTCGAGGACGGCGGGCTTTAATACCTTTGACATCACTGAAATCAGGAGCGCGACCTATGTTATTCTTTGTTCTTTGATGTTTATCGGAGGCGGTCCTCAGGGAGCGGCCGGCGGTATCAAGATCACCACCTTCTTTATATTAATCTTATATTTGAAAAACGTAATCAGTCCTCAAGCTCGAGTTCAGGCTTGGGGAGAAGACGTCTCTAAAAATTCGGTCGCGATTTCGACTCGAATTTACTTTCTCGCCACGATATCTCTCGTCATCTTTATGTTTCTCATTACTCTCGCGAATGGAAACAAACACGGAATCGAAACCATCTTTTTCGAAGTCATGTCCGCTTTTGGAACCGTGGGTTTGAGCTTGGGAATGACTCCTTATACGAACGATATCGAAAAATATCTCTACATCGCTCTGATGTTTATGGGCCGCGTAGGAACCTTTACTCTTCTGATCGCTTTTACCGGTCACTCCGGACTCGGAGATCTGGGAAGCAAAGACGACGGCCTGAAAATTCAGGTCGGTTGA
- a CDS encoding type II toxin-antitoxin system VapB family antitoxin has protein sequence MALSIKDPETDLLARKLAALTGETLTEAITNSLRERLDRMEHNLNVHFSLDEIYDISRRFRERIQQPISSLDHGDELYNQEGLPD, from the coding sequence ATGGCGCTTAGTATCAAAGACCCCGAAACCGATTTATTGGCTAGAAAATTGGCGGCCCTTACCGGGGAAACACTAACAGAAGCGATTACAAATTCACTTCGGGAAAGGTTAGATCGAATGGAACACAATCTCAATGTTCATTTTTCTCTGGATGAGATATACGATATCTCTCGTCGTTTTCGGGAACGGATTCAACAGCCGATTTCTTCCTTGGATCATGGGGACGAACTCTACAACCAAGAAGGATTGCCGGATTGA
- a CDS encoding type II toxin-antitoxin system VapC family toxin, which yields MIVDTSALLAILLQEEEQEKFVLAIVSNPNSRMSVANYLEAAVRTDRLKDPVLSRLLDEAIAKMKIHLEPVTVEQIQLAREAYKDFGKGSGHPAGLNFGDCFAYALAKNQRVPLLFKGEDFLHTDVERAKTY from the coding sequence TTGATCGTCGATACTTCTGCCTTGCTCGCGATTCTTCTGCAAGAGGAAGAACAGGAGAAGTTCGTTCTTGCGATCGTTTCGAATCCGAATTCTCGAATGTCCGTCGCGAATTATTTGGAAGCGGCGGTTAGAACGGATCGTCTCAAGGATCCAGTGCTTTCTCGTTTGTTGGACGAAGCCATTGCCAAAATGAAGATCCATTTGGAACCGGTAACCGTAGAACAGATTCAATTGGCCCGGGAGGCCTACAAAGATTTTGGAAAAGGAAGCGGACATCCCGCGGGGTTGAACTTCGGAGATTGTTTTGCTTATGCACTTGCGAAGAATCAAAGAGTTCCGCTTTTGTTCAAGGGAGAGGATTTTCTCCATACCGATGTGGAACGAGCGAAGACCTATTGA
- a CDS encoding ethanolamine ammonia-lyase subunit EutB, protein MEYRIRIQNRHYQFADLKSLLAKASPLRSGDILAGIAAASYEERVAAQMILSDLPLTLFLQELLIPYEEDEVTRLIVDSHDLVAFSPISSLSVGEFREFLLNEKTDSEVLRKLAFGITPEMAAAVSKICSIQDLISIAKKCRVVTKFRNTIGLPGRLSVRLQPNHPTDDLKGISAGILDGLLLGSGDAVIGINPATDNLPSVHSLLNLLDALIQKYEIPTQSCVLSHITTTLELIRRGAPVDLVFQSIGGSQKLNESFGIDLKLIEEARDAALSLKRGTVGENVMYFETGQGAGLSADAHYDVDQQTLEARAYAVARKFSPFLVNTVVGFIGPEYLYNGKQILRAGMEDHFCGKLLGLPMGVDVCYTNHAEADGDDMDTLLTLLGVAGCNYIMGVPGADDVMLSYQSTSFHDALYLRQVLGLKPAPEFEEWLLQKGILDSNLIPLDQKLQTGLLSDLETLVG, encoded by the coding sequence GTGGAATATAGAATTCGAATTCAAAACCGCCACTATCAGTTCGCAGATCTGAAAAGCCTCTTGGCGAAGGCAAGTCCTCTTCGTTCCGGAGATATTTTAGCGGGAATCGCCGCGGCGAGTTATGAAGAACGAGTCGCTGCTCAGATGATTCTTTCCGATCTTCCTTTGACCTTATTCTTACAAGAACTTTTGATTCCTTATGAGGAAGACGAGGTTACTCGATTGATCGTGGACAGCCATGATCTCGTAGCCTTTTCTCCGATTTCATCTCTCAGCGTTGGAGAATTTAGAGAATTCTTACTGAATGAGAAAACCGATTCCGAAGTTCTTCGTAAACTGGCATTCGGGATTACTCCGGAAATGGCTGCGGCTGTTTCGAAAATTTGTTCCATTCAAGATTTGATTAGCATCGCCAAAAAGTGTAGGGTTGTTACAAAATTTAGAAATACGATCGGTCTTCCCGGAAGACTTTCCGTTCGACTACAACCCAATCATCCGACCGACGATTTGAAAGGAATTTCTGCGGGGATTTTGGATGGTCTTCTTTTGGGAAGCGGGGACGCGGTGATCGGAATCAATCCTGCGACGGATAATCTTCCTTCAGTTCATTCTCTCTTAAATCTTTTGGACGCTCTGATTCAGAAGTATGAGATTCCCACGCAGAGTTGTGTGCTCAGTCATATCACGACAACTCTGGAATTGATTCGACGCGGGGCTCCGGTGGATCTTGTGTTTCAATCGATCGGCGGAAGTCAGAAACTCAACGAAAGTTTTGGAATCGATTTGAAACTGATCGAAGAAGCGCGAGACGCGGCTCTTTCCCTAAAACGTGGAACCGTTGGAGAGAACGTTATGTATTTTGAAACCGGTCAAGGAGCCGGACTTTCCGCGGACGCACACTACGACGTGGATCAACAAACTTTAGAAGCGAGGGCCTACGCAGTCGCCAGAAAGTTTTCACCCTTTCTTGTAAATACGGTCGTAGGTTTTATCGGACCGGAATATCTCTACAACGGAAAACAAATTCTCAGGGCGGGAATGGAAGATCATTTTTGCGGTAAACTTCTCGGCCTTCCTATGGGAGTGGACGTTTGTTATACAAATCACGCGGAGGCTGATGGAGACGATATGGACACGTTACTCACGCTTCTCGGAGTTGCGGGTTGCAATTATATCATGGGTGTTCCGGGTGCAGACGATGTTATGCTTTCTTATCAGAGCACTTCTTTTCACGATGCGTTGTATCTTCGACAAGTTCTCGGTTTGAAACCCGCGCCGGAGTTTGAGGAATGGCTTCTGCAAAAAGGAATCCTCGATTCGAATTTGATTCCTCTTGATCAAAAATTACAAACCGGACTTCTCTCCGATTTGGAAACCTTGGTCGGCTGA
- the eutC gene encoding ethanolamine ammonia-lyase subunit EutC yields MDWQDWKQWTTARIGLGRSGVALPTKEILQFRLDHAKARDAVWAEVDFTALSEFFSEREIPSVMIKSKATSREEYLARPDLGKKISSQSLQILENLSESDPKLSEDFDLSLVISDGLSASAIRDSLLPFLESFLPSLEHSKIKMSPVTIVKNGRVAIGDEIGAFWKSKTVIILIGERPGLSTENSLGLYLTYHPSSGLTDEKRNCISNIRLGGMSFSDASRKALYLLTLSLQKQLSGVYLKDEESPSLSENRKIE; encoded by the coding sequence ATGGATTGGCAAGACTGGAAACAATGGACGACTGCGAGAATCGGTTTAGGACGCTCCGGAGTCGCACTTCCTACAAAGGAAATCTTACAATTCCGTCTCGATCACGCCAAGGCGAGAGACGCCGTTTGGGCCGAGGTTGATTTCACCGCGCTTTCCGAATTTTTTTCCGAAAGAGAAATTCCCTCCGTCATGATCAAATCGAAAGCGACTTCAAGAGAAGAATATCTAGCGAGACCCGATTTGGGAAAAAAGATATCCTCTCAAAGTTTGCAGATCTTGGAGAATCTTAGTGAGTCCGATCCGAAACTTTCAGAGGACTTCGATCTCAGTCTTGTGATCTCGGACGGGCTTTCTGCGAGTGCGATCCGAGATTCTCTTCTTCCTTTTTTGGAAAGTTTTTTACCTTCTCTGGAACATTCTAAAATCAAAATGAGCCCGGTGACCATCGTCAAAAACGGAAGAGTCGCGATCGGAGACGAGATCGGCGCATTTTGGAAATCAAAGACGGTGATCATTTTGATCGGTGAACGACCGGGTTTATCTACGGAGAATAGTTTAGGTCTTTATCTTACCTATCATCCTTCCAGCGGGCTTACCGATGAAAAGAGGAACTGCATTTCCAATATCCGTTTGGGGGGAATGTCGTTTTCGGACGCATCAAGAAAGGCATTGTATCTTCTCACTCTTTCGCTTCAAAAACAACTCTCAGGAGTTTATCTCAAAGACGAGGAAAGTCCTTCCCTTTCCGAAAACCGTAAAATCGAATAG
- a CDS encoding decaprenyl-phosphate phosphoribosyltransferase, which yields MLLQYLKLLRIHQWIKNVIIFAGIIFAKKLTDPESLQRVISAFFLFSLVASCQYVINDYLDRKEDALHPEKKHRPLASGKLDPSFALFITAIILPLSLILAYLLHPFFFGLVAFYLIFNVLYSKFLKHMVILDVMSISIGFVIRAIAGSVIIHVTFSSWLLLCTFMLALFWGFSKRRGELIILEGNAKGHRKILDEYSTSFLDMMLGIVATMTLMSYVLYVTSPTTIANLGTDQMIYTIPIVVYAIFRSLYIIYIKNMGHNPTKAILSDWGVLVAGLIWVALVITIMYSGFGKGIRFDL from the coding sequence ATGCTCTTACAGTATTTGAAATTGCTCCGGATCCATCAGTGGATCAAAAACGTAATCATTTTTGCTGGCATCATATTTGCAAAAAAATTAACCGATCCGGAATCTCTTCAGCGCGTCATCTCCGCATTCTTTTTGTTTTCGCTCGTTGCAAGTTGTCAATATGTGATTAACGATTATCTAGATCGTAAAGAAGACGCGCTTCATCCCGAAAAAAAACACAGACCTCTTGCTTCCGGAAAGTTGGATCCGTCGTTCGCTTTATTTATCACCGCGATCATTCTTCCCTTATCTTTGATTCTTGCTTATCTTTTGCATCCTTTCTTTTTCGGTTTGGTTGCGTTTTATCTGATCTTTAACGTTTTATACAGCAAGTTTCTGAAACACATGGTGATTTTGGATGTGATGAGCATCAGTATCGGATTTGTGATTCGTGCGATTGCAGGTTCGGTGATCATTCACGTTACCTTTTCTTCTTGGTTGCTTCTCTGTACTTTTATGTTGGCTCTTTTCTGGGGGTTTTCCAAACGAAGGGGAGAACTTATCATTTTGGAAGGCAACGCCAAAGGTCACAGAAAAATTTTGGACGAATATTCCACGAGTTTTCTGGACATGATGCTGGGAATCGTCGCGACGATGACTCTGATGAGTTATGTTCTTTACGTAACGAGTCCGACTACGATTGCGAATCTTGGAACGGATCAGATGATCTATACGATTCCTATCGTAGTGTATGCAATCTTTCGATCTCTTTATATCATCTATATTAAGAATATGGGGCACAACCCTACGAAAGCGATTCTTTCCGATTGGGGAGTTTTGGTCGCCGGTTTGATTTGGGTCGCGTTGGTGATTACGATCATGTATTCCGGTTTTGGAAAGGGTATTCGCTTCGATCTTTAA
- a CDS encoding TlpA family protein disulfide reductase: MKEILKKTANIALWVVLFLAITIGISIFKASDLKPSVSLNGSTQTNGVKFDSQGRVSIVYFWATWCGVCSTNLPLVRWYSDRLENSDRFSFVSVEEGDNAEKLSNYIRERDVKFNVISGNSKLLNEWKVNAFPAFFILDRNGVIRFADSGMMNPLSLFLRIWISYFFF; the protein is encoded by the coding sequence ATGAAAGAAATTCTTAAAAAAACGGCGAACATCGCTCTTTGGGTGGTTCTTTTTCTTGCGATCACGATTGGGATTTCGATCTTTAAAGCCTCCGATTTAAAACCTTCTGTTTCGTTAAACGGATCGACTCAAACAAACGGAGTAAAATTCGATTCTCAAGGCCGGGTTTCGATCGTTTATTTTTGGGCGACTTGGTGCGGAGTCTGTTCCACAAATCTTCCTTTAGTTCGATGGTATTCCGATCGTCTGGAAAACAGCGATCGATTCTCCTTTGTTTCCGTAGAAGAAGGGGACAACGCTGAGAAACTTTCCAACTACATCCGGGAACGAGACGTAAAATTCAACGTTATCTCCGGAAATTCAAAACTCTTAAACGAATGGAAAGTAAATGCGTTTCCGGCGTTTTTTATTTTAGATCGTAACGGTGTGATTCGATTTGCGGATTCAGGTATGATGAATCCCCTCAGCTTATTTTTAAGAATCTGGATTTCGTATTTTTTCTTTTGA
- a CDS encoding DUF1566 domain-containing protein, whose amino-acid sequence MRSDHSFRFPILFILSVFILIPGCKEKSPENACDPSSEAYLEAAILSSASGNLFPVCSPAPQSLSYPRAVFANGSPISLVPNVAGNGLSFSITPLLPSGVVLDSFNGLISGSYIGYSGVDTIYQVKASNSSGSVSYSLELILYGTAPLKTGQTVCSDSGGTTISCAGTKQDGESQNGNNSNFSGPNLITGTDYTTTDNFSGLIWKSCSEGVSGPTCGTGAFSSLTWIASGTACSNLNAGVGYANRTDWRLASAKELSTTLNYSGTNPATYSASFPGTSGSGYWSSTSYVPLITTDNWYVSFTDGTIGETIKGNTNNVRCVSGPSLPTPLFKDNGDSTVTDVNTGLIWAQCSAGLSGTGCASGAVSFPNWTTALLTCNSLSLAGKVWRLPSINELSSLTDLRVANPAISSAYFPGTFSGNYWTSTTYTNATDAWIVQFGAGNIVTNLTKGATAGVRCVATGP is encoded by the coding sequence ATGCGAAGCGATCATTCTTTCCGATTCCCCATTCTTTTTATCCTTTCTGTTTTTATTCTGATTCCAGGATGTAAGGAAAAATCTCCGGAAAATGCATGTGATCCTTCTTCCGAGGCTTATTTGGAGGCCGCGATTCTCAGTTCGGCTTCCGGAAATTTATTTCCAGTATGTTCTCCCGCTCCTCAGTCCCTGAGTTATCCGCGGGCCGTTTTTGCGAACGGAAGCCCGATCAGTTTGGTTCCAAATGTTGCCGGAAACGGATTGAGCTTTTCGATCACTCCTCTGCTCCCGAGCGGTGTCGTTCTGGATTCGTTCAATGGATTGATATCGGGCTCTTATATCGGCTATTCCGGGGTCGATACGATCTATCAGGTTAAGGCTTCCAATTCTTCAGGAAGCGTAAGCTATTCTTTAGAATTGATTCTTTATGGAACCGCACCTTTGAAAACAGGACAAACCGTCTGTTCGGATTCCGGAGGTACGACCATATCCTGCGCGGGAACCAAACAAGATGGAGAATCTCAGAATGGAAATAATTCTAATTTTTCGGGACCGAATCTGATCACGGGAACCGATTACACGACGACCGATAATTTTTCCGGTTTGATCTGGAAGAGTTGTAGTGAGGGAGTATCGGGTCCGACTTGCGGAACCGGAGCTTTTAGTTCTTTGACTTGGATTGCAAGTGGAACCGCATGTTCAAATCTCAATGCCGGGGTCGGCTATGCAAATCGCACCGACTGGAGACTTGCCTCCGCGAAAGAGTTGTCCACCACTTTAAACTATAGCGGAACCAATCCAGCGACATACTCCGCATCTTTTCCAGGGACGAGCGGTTCCGGATATTGGAGTTCCACTTCTTACGTTCCTTTGATCACAACGGATAACTGGTATGTTTCTTTTACGGATGGAACGATTGGGGAAACCATCAAGGGAAACACGAATAACGTGCGTTGTGTTTCCGGGCCTTCGCTTCCAACACCGCTCTTCAAAGACAACGGAGATTCCACGGTGACGGACGTAAATACCGGATTGATTTGGGCTCAGTGTAGCGCCGGTTTATCCGGGACGGGATGTGCTTCGGGCGCCGTTTCTTTTCCGAATTGGACGACGGCGCTTCTTACCTGTAATTCTTTGAGTTTGGCCGGTAAGGTTTGGCGTTTACCTTCCATAAATGAATTGAGCAGTTTGACGGATTTGCGCGTGGCCAATCCCGCAATCTCATCCGCCTATTTTCCTGGAACCTTTAGCGGAAACTATTGGACCTCGACTACATACACAAATGCGACCGATGCTTGGATTGTTCAGTTTGGAGCCGGCAATATAGTTACTAATTTAACAAAAGGCGCGACCGCGGGTGTTCGTTGTGTGGCGACCGGACCTTGA
- a CDS encoding acyltransferase family protein, translating into MNIKEYCFSIFHKKENEYENLNGIRAISILFVVVFHAWVTAKTILPGDSDPLRLFLGSLSSGVDFFFLLSGFLIYGGLFREHERNGKLEIKQFFIKRSLRIFPAFYFALAILYYSKSQQLAKLESIQIDNAQILSLIADTKTRMEYIWVDIFYLSDILPYGLYNGGWSLSIEEHFYLILPFLCAVFLFRVNIQVRFLFYFLGFLTAFLVRMNIAFSPDTNMNAAYNFHARFDSILAGMIVYEVFHHFPLTAERAKKYKVGIISILTLGFAIVIYAHQIDPGTSWALVLRPVLLSLGFGILMYFSFYPGFLKRFFSLSVFRPFARLGYTAYLWHIFAIPLAAKKILPLLQATPTVGMFLLTSVYLVLITFLISWFFFLLIEEPFLMLKDKLTGKQKKLS; encoded by the coding sequence ATGAATATAAAAGAATATTGTTTTTCTATTTTTCATAAGAAAGAAAACGAATACGAAAACTTAAACGGAATCCGCGCCATATCGATTCTTTTTGTAGTCGTTTTTCACGCTTGGGTCACTGCAAAAACGATCCTTCCAGGAGACTCGGATCCGTTGCGTCTTTTTCTCGGTTCCCTTTCTTCCGGAGTGGACTTTTTCTTTTTGCTCAGCGGGTTTTTAATCTACGGCGGTTTGTTTCGAGAGCACGAAAGAAACGGAAAACTTGAAATCAAACAGTTTTTTATTAAAAGATCTCTGCGGATCTTTCCGGCGTTTTATTTCGCCCTTGCGATACTCTATTATAGCAAATCCCAGCAATTGGCAAAATTAGAATCCATACAAATCGACAACGCCCAAATTCTTTCTTTGATCGCCGACACAAAGACGAGAATGGAGTACATCTGGGTGGATATATTCTATCTTTCTGATATTCTTCCCTATGGACTTTACAACGGAGGTTGGTCGCTTTCCATCGAAGAACATTTCTATCTCATTCTTCCTTTTTTATGCGCGGTATTTCTCTTTCGAGTGAACATCCAAGTTCGATTTCTTTTTTACTTTTTAGGATTTCTAACCGCGTTTCTTGTGAGAATGAATATCGCATTTTCTCCGGATACGAATATGAACGCCGCTTACAATTTTCATGCGAGATTCGATTCGATTCTGGCAGGTATGATCGTGTACGAAGTGTTTCATCACTTTCCACTCACTGCAGAAAGGGCAAAAAAATACAAGGTAGGAATTATTTCCATTCTCACTCTTGGATTCGCAATCGTGATTTACGCGCACCAGATCGATCCGGGGACTTCTTGGGCTCTTGTTTTGCGGCCCGTTCTGCTTTCACTCGGATTCGGAATTCTAATGTATTTTTCTTTTTATCCGGGATTCTTAAAACGTTTTTTCAGCCTTTCGGTCTTCCGACCTTTCGCGCGTCTCGGTTATACCGCGTATCTTTGGCATATATTCGCGATTCCATTGGCGGCAAAAAAAATTCTTCCTCTGTTGCAAGCGACTCCGACGGTGGGAATGTTTTTGCTTACGAGTGTTTATCTGGTTCTGATTACGTTTCTAATCTCTTGGTTCTTCTTTTTATTAATCGAAGAACCGTTTCTGATGCTCAAAGATAAACTTACGGGAAAACAAAAGAAGTTAAGTTAG